In the genome of Bacillus sp. S3, one region contains:
- a CDS encoding DUF4183 domain-containing protein, which translates to MPLKIMKLAITANTTIDTFPTVERFFNEAASTVTGAGTLTIAVGDFWDDTGAAATTLPALATDNSYFNVYVNGVLQMEDLLAYTPGGTGVGQLVITVPAGSTIEQNSPVVLAVTNFTPSSDTTVIT; encoded by the coding sequence TTGCCATTAAAAATTATGAAGCTTGCAATTACGGCGAATACAACTATCGATACGTTTCCAACTGTGGAGAGATTCTTTAATGAAGCAGCTTCCACTGTAACAGGAGCAGGGACTTTAACTATTGCTGTTGGTGATTTCTGGGATGACACAGGAGCAGCCGCTACTACTCTTCCTGCCCTAGCAACCGATAATAGTTACTTTAATGTTTATGTTAATGGTGTTCTCCAAATGGAAGATTTATTAGCCTATACTCCTGGTGGTACGGGTGTAGGACAATTAGTTATTACAGTTCCTGCTGGCTCTACCATTGAACAAAATTCTCCTGTTGTTTTAGCTGTTACAAATTTCACTCCATCCAGCGATACAACTGTTATCACTTAA
- a CDS encoding patatin-like phospholipase family protein yields MKADAVFEGGGVRGIAFIGAVQAMEEAKVEWQRLAGTSAGAVIAALLASGYKSDEIRVHMGDIDFSKLRSKSILNRFPIFGILLELMIHLGMYKNDYLETWIDSLLSVKGIETFADLPDGKLKIIASDVSNGQMLILPDDLERYGMIPADLKVSTAVMMSASLPFFFRPVIWKSKDYNKSYILDGGLLSNFPIWIFDADNPRFPTFGFHFVKEKVNIDAVIPTPLHLFKNIFKTMLQAHDLRYMNEETLERTIQIPTGDITATDFELDEEETDFLYKSGYTSAKKFLSNWDFEQYKEKRMQKVKILGCENETR; encoded by the coding sequence TTGAAGGCAGATGCAGTTTTTGAAGGTGGCGGGGTCAGGGGAATTGCCTTTATCGGAGCGGTTCAAGCTATGGAAGAAGCAAAAGTAGAATGGCAAAGACTGGCTGGAACATCTGCGGGAGCCGTAATAGCTGCTCTTTTAGCAAGTGGCTATAAAAGCGATGAAATTAGAGTCCATATGGGTGATATCGATTTTTCGAAGCTTCGTAGTAAGTCAATCTTGAATCGATTTCCCATTTTCGGAATTCTTTTAGAACTTATGATTCATCTCGGGATGTATAAGAACGATTATTTGGAAACATGGATAGATTCACTTCTTTCAGTAAAAGGTATTGAGACATTTGCTGATCTTCCCGATGGAAAGTTGAAGATCATTGCTTCTGATGTTTCAAATGGGCAAATGCTCATATTGCCAGATGATTTGGAACGCTATGGGATGATTCCTGCTGATTTAAAGGTTTCGACTGCAGTAATGATGAGTGCATCATTGCCATTTTTCTTCCGTCCGGTTATCTGGAAATCAAAGGACTATAACAAATCTTATATTTTAGATGGTGGTTTACTTAGTAACTTTCCAATATGGATATTTGATGCAGACAATCCTCGTTTTCCAACCTTTGGCTTCCATTTTGTAAAAGAGAAAGTGAACATAGATGCGGTAATCCCAACACCGCTTCACCTTTTCAAAAATATATTTAAAACGATGCTTCAAGCCCATGACTTACGGTATATGAATGAAGAAACTCTTGAACGAACCATACAAATTCCAACTGGCGACATCACTGCAACTGATTTTGAACTAGACGAGGAAGAAACGGATTTTCTCTATAAATCAGGCTATACATCTGCAAAAAAATTTTTATCGAACTGGGATTTTGAACAATATAAGGAAAAACGAATGCAAAAAGTAAAGATTCTGGGATGCGAGAATGAAACAAGATGA